From Salvia splendens isolate huo1 chromosome 16, SspV2, whole genome shotgun sequence, a single genomic window includes:
- the LOC121770628 gene encoding uncharacterized protein LOC121770628 — protein sequence MVTIITTSTRNPCSSSIPQICFHNTVPSARLSLFSSSLAAAAVVVKCSNNGSPASDDGSLKDILSGMVDERVEQLLNKEENKALLQGLEQASSRVEIAKRQLAEIQKQEEEARVMREYIDQLESKASEIAESQKEISEARAMVEEAELSLNSASKEMESGMSDKDKERLQSVIAASVSAVVGTLAELPISLSRVTSNTQLILPLAITFASCALFGVTFRYAIRRDLDNFQLKAGTSAAFGCVKGLAMLEAGAPLELNASSIVSHAFDGAVYVSENLLIFLFAGVALDFCIKLRILSPFPIERT from the exons ATGGTAACCATCATCACAACTAGCACCAGAAACCCATGTTCGAGTTCGATCCCCCAAATTTGCTTCCATAACACAGTCCCTTCAGCCAGATTGTCtctgttttcttcttctttagcAGCAGCAGCTGTGGTTGTGAAATGCAGCAACAATGGCAGCCCAGCTAGCGATGATGGGAGTTTGAAGGATATCTTATCAGGCATGGTGGATGAGAGAGTTGAGCAACTTTTGAACAAAGAGGAGAACAAGGCTCTTTTACAAGGACTGGAGCAAGCCTCTTCCAGAGTTGAAATTGCCAAGAGGCAGCTTGCTGAGATTCAAAAGCAAGAAGAGGAGGCCAGGGTTATGAGGGAATATATTGATCAGCTTGAATCAAAGGCATCTGAG ATTGCTGAATCCCAGAAAGAAATCTCAGAAGCAAGAGCTATGGTGGAAGAAGCAGAGCTATCATTGAACAGTGCTTCAAAAGAAATGGAAAGTGGAATGTCGGACAAAGATAAGGAGAGACTGCAGTCTGTTATAGCTGCTTCAGTATCTGCTGTTGTTGGCACTCTTGCAGAACTTCCTATTTCTTTGTCCCGGGTTACGAGCAATACCCAACTGATACTACCTCTGGCTATCACCTTTGCTAGTTGTGCATTATTCGGAGTAACTTTCCGCTATGCAATCAGACGAGACTTGGATAATTTTCAGCTAAAAGCAGGGACATCTGCAGCATTTGGCTGTGTAAAGG GGCTAGCAATGCTCGAAGCTGGAGCGCCGCTGGAGCTAAATGCCAGCAGCATTGTGTCCCATGCTTTTGATGGTGCGGTGTATGTTTCTGAAAATCTTTTGATTTTTCTATTTGCTGGAGTTGCTCTAGACTTTTGCATAAAGTTGAGAATCCTTAGTCCATTTCCAATTGAGAGAACATAA